The genomic DNA CTGTGCAGATCCACCCGAGCCAATGCATTCACGGTGGCCGAACGGTAGCGGGCATGCTCGAAGCCACTGCTGCGCAATGCGTTCGGGCGCCACTGCATCATCGGACGGACCGGGCAGCCCGAGGGGATGTCCCCCTCCCAGGCCCGTGGATCGGCCGGGAAATGCTCGGGATCGTGCAGGATTCTCAGGGCGGTCCAGTAGCCGATCACCAGGGTTGCCGGGACGCCAGGGGCCAGCCAGATCGGCACCAGCGAACCGAACCGCTCGCGCATGTGGGCGTAGGCGGCCTGCGGGTCGGCGGCGAACTGATCGGTGTAGATCGCGACGCGGAGGCCGTCGGGTGGGTCGAGCGGTGTCCCGCGTCTTGCCAGCCCAGCACTGGGCGGGGCAGGCACGAAGGCGCTGGACAGTGCCGTGAACGGGCGGGAACTCCAATCCTCATGTCGTGGACAGATCAACGTGGGCGGGCGCGGACACACCGTTGCGATGGCGTTCGAGAACCCGTCGACGGTCGTGCTCACCGCCGCCATGCGGACTGGTGGACGGGGGACACGAACACCCCGGCGCGGCTCATGGTGGATGAGCCAGGGCATGACGTAGATGACCACCGCCAGACCGACCACCATGCCGATCACGACGACGGATGTGCTTGCGAGTTCGGACAACGATTCCCCCTGAATGTCCTGAAGTAGCGGAAGTGAGATGCAGCTTGCGGCTTGGCCGGAAGCGCTGGTCAACGAAATCGATCTCGGCAGACACGTGGACTGGAGCTCTTCGGATCTGCCGAGATTCACGTGTTGATGCGTCTGATCATGTGCTGGCGCCCACAGACGCGGGGGTGTCATTCCACTGACATTCCAATGACATTCGCCTGTCGCGTCGACCCCGCGCATGACCGAACCGACGTAGCCTGAGTTCGCGTTGCACCGAGTCCGGCGTCAGTGCCATAAGGGAGAAGGTGGTGGGGTGGCCGATCGAATCGCTCGTACACGCTTGGAAGAACTGCTCCTGGCTCAACGGTTGACGATCGGCGAATTCGTCCGCGCCTTCAACCAGACCGCGGCGACGATCGCCCAGCACACCTCAGGTGCGGCCTCCATCTCACATCGTCAGGCGATGCGATGGATCAGCGGAGAGATGGTGCAACTGCCGCACCCCGCAGCCTGCCGGGTGCTCGAGAAGATGTACTCCGGTGAAACAGCCGACACATTGTTCGCCGCCCCGATCACGCAGGAAAGGCACGCACTGCCAGCCGGGAGAGCAGTCCTGCACTCTGCACCCGGTGTACCTACGCTTTCGCTGCATCGCGCCTATTTCACGGATCGACATGCAGCACCAGAACCACCGATTTCCCAAGACACGATCGAGGAGGCACTATCCATGGCAGCAGCCGAATCTGCACGATTCGGCCAGTTCGCCGAGCAGACGAACGTGGGACCACACACACTCGATCAGCTCCGCGCCGATTTGCGTCGCATCGTCAGCGTGTACCCGAACAGGCCGGTATATCCACTCTTCGTCGAGGTCCTCGCCCTACGTAACCGGGTCTTCGAACTGCTGGAGGGTAGGCAGCTACCCGGCCAGACTCGCGAGCTGTATCTGATGAGCGCCGCACTGTGTGGTGTGTTGGCGAACGCGTCGTTCGACCTGGGCAACTTCGCCGCCGCCGAGACCCAGGCCAGGACCGCTTTCCTGTCGGCGGAACTGGCCGGCCACAACGCGATGCGCGCATGGATCCGCGGCACGCAGGCCCTCATCGCCTACTGGGACGACCGCCCCAAAGCCGCAGCCGATCTTGCCGTCGACGGCTGGCGGTACGTGCCGGAAAACGGCACCGCACGCGTCCGGCTCGCATGCATCGAAGCACGTGCCCGAGCACGTCTGCGGGACTTCGGTGGCACGGCCGATGCTCTACAACGCGCCGAGCAAGCCCGTGAACAAGTCGCCGCGCCCGACGATCCGGGAGGGATGATGGCGTTCCCGATGGCCAAGCAGCAGTTCTACGCTGGCGCAGCGCATCTGTGGCTCGGCGACCGCATCAACCTCGCCGAAGCAGAGCGGCTGGCCGGCCATGCAGTTGCACTCTACGAAGCCGACGCACCCGAGGATCGGCGCATCGGTGAAATGTCGCTTGCCCGGCTCGACTTGGCGGTTACCCGCCTGGCTCAGCGCGATCTGGACAGTGCCGCCGAGCAAGTAGAACTGGTCCTCGAAGCCGGTGGAAGACGCCGCACCGAAGCCGTGGCTCGACGCCTACAACAACTCGGCGCCGCTCTCGAGCGACCCCACTACCAAACTTCTGCACTGGCGACGACCATGCGCGAACGCATCAGCTGTGCACCCATCCGCATACCACCTGCTCTACCCGATGAGGAGATGCGCCAATGATCATCGGACTCCTCCATCCAGGCCAGATGGGTGCCGCTGTCGCAGCCCGTCTTGTCGCTCACGGGCACACCGTCCTTTGGAATCCCGAGGGACGCAGTCCTGCGACAAGAGACCGCGCATCCGACGCGATGTTGCAGCCCGCCGAAAGCCTCTCTGGACTGCTTTCCGATGCCGAGCTGGTGCTGTCGATCGTTCCTGCCTCCGCAGCCGAGAGTGTCGCCGAACTCGTCGCCGACCACGGCTACAACGGCGTCTACGTCGACGCCAATGCCACGAGCCCGAGGCGGATGCAGCGCATCCACGAGTTGTTGGACCCGCGCGGCACAGAGGTGATCGACGCTGTGATCAGTGGCCCACCACCACGCGGCGACACTTCGCCAAGGATCTATCTCGCCGGCGGCGCCGAAGTCACTGCACCGGTCCGCGACCTGTTAACTCACTGCGACTTCCTCGCGACAGAACTGTCTGAAAGCATCGGCGCTGCAAGCGCATTGAAGATGGCTCTCGCATCCTATCTGCGTACCAACAGACTGCTTGTGGCAATAGCCCATGCCCTCGCCGACGAGCACGGCATCACCTCGACGCTCATCCACGAAGCCGAGCAGTTCGGAGCCGACGCACTCACCGACCGCGCGTATCTGTCCAGCGTGGCCGCCCGAGCTTGGCGATGGGAAGCGGAAATGGGCGACATAGCAGAAACTCTCGAGGAGTCGGGGATTCCAACTCAGCTGGCCGATGCCAGTGGAGAGTTGTACCACCGACTAGCAGCCGCGAAGGACCAGTGGTCCATCACACCTGAAGAAGCGTTGCAGCTACTCAAGCAGAAGTTGTAAATGACTGAACACTCACGCAAGCAAGACAGGCCGCCGACTGCGGTTCACACTTCACGAGCGGGTTCGCAGACGGTGACACGACATACGTTCCGGAACCGTCAGAGGGGGCAATGAGGTGAATTCAATGGCAACCGACCGAAGGGGAATCGTGGGGACCGATAAACAGTTCGACCTCGAATTCGAGCCGAGGTTCGGACCAGCGGAAGGAAGGGTATGAGCAACGACGATCAGTTGATCATGGATCTCGGTGTTCCCGTCGAACGCACCGAGTGGGGGAAGTGGGTGGATCCTGATCGCCGCGAGGCACAGGTCCGCAAGTTCCTGGAGCACGCGGGGATCAGCGAGATTCCGTCGGAGCCATGGCCGGAGGACTCGGCGGAAGTGAGGCGACTGAACCCCATCGTCGCCGACCTCTTCCCGGACATGGCTACCGCTATGGCTCCGGAGAATGCAGACATGGCGGATGCC from Nocardia higoensis includes the following:
- a CDS encoding NAD(P)-binding domain-containing protein codes for the protein MIIGLLHPGQMGAAVAARLVAHGHTVLWNPEGRSPATRDRASDAMLQPAESLSGLLSDAELVLSIVPASAAESVAELVADHGYNGVYVDANATSPRRMQRIHELLDPRGTEVIDAVISGPPPRGDTSPRIYLAGGAEVTAPVRDLLTHCDFLATELSESIGAASALKMALASYLRTNRLLVAIAHALADEHGITSTLIHEAEQFGADALTDRAYLSSVAARAWRWEAEMGDIAETLEESGIPTQLADASGELYHRLAAAKDQWSITPEEALQLLKQKL